One genomic region from Ornithinicoccus hortensis encodes:
- a CDS encoding ATP-dependent DNA ligase gives MQFARVIETSAAVAATSSRTAKVEALAQTLRAAASEGGVMVELVAAYLAGRLPQRRVGVGWRSLRASFAPATDSTLSVTEVDAALTELAGLGGAGSVAGRSAALRDLLGRATRDEQAWLRRLLTGELRQGASDGVLQKAVAVAADVPEPVVRRAVMLAGFVGPVAAVALAHVDDPSAAEEALGQIRLEVGRPLRPMLASSAPDVATAMTGGADDHPMALESKLDGIRIQAHLDRSDATQPVRLFTRTLEEVTERLPEVVEVLLELPAERAVLDGEVIAVQDDGRPAPFQVTGARTASSADPERLRQDVPLTTFLFDLLHRDGRDLVDAPAQERWGELSDLAPALLVPRTVTGDPAVGEEFFRERVSAGHEGVVVKVLEAPYGAGRRGAGWVKVKPRHTLDLVVLGVEWGSGRRRGKLSNIHLGARDEETGELVMLGKTFKGMTDAMLEWQTERFTALETYREGHVVYVRPEQVVEIAFDGVQRSRRYPGGVALRFARVLRYRDDKPVGEIDTLQRVRELG, from the coding sequence ATGCAGTTCGCTCGGGTCATCGAGACATCGGCGGCGGTGGCCGCGACCTCCTCGCGCACGGCGAAGGTCGAGGCACTGGCGCAGACGCTCCGCGCGGCCGCTTCCGAGGGGGGTGTGATGGTCGAGTTGGTGGCCGCCTACCTCGCGGGACGGCTGCCGCAGCGTCGCGTGGGCGTGGGGTGGCGCAGCCTGCGCGCGTCGTTCGCCCCCGCGACGGACTCGACGTTGTCGGTGACCGAGGTGGACGCGGCGCTCACCGAGCTCGCCGGACTGGGTGGGGCCGGTTCGGTGGCCGGTCGGAGCGCGGCCCTGCGGGACCTGTTGGGCCGTGCCACCCGGGACGAACAGGCCTGGTTGCGGAGGCTGCTCACCGGCGAGCTGCGCCAGGGCGCGAGCGACGGGGTCCTGCAGAAGGCGGTCGCGGTGGCCGCTGACGTCCCCGAGCCGGTGGTGCGCCGCGCGGTGATGCTGGCCGGTTTCGTCGGTCCGGTGGCGGCCGTGGCCCTCGCCCACGTGGACGATCCGTCCGCCGCCGAGGAGGCGCTCGGGCAGATCCGGCTCGAGGTCGGCCGGCCGCTCCGCCCGATGCTGGCCTCCTCGGCGCCGGATGTCGCGACGGCCATGACCGGCGGGGCGGACGATCACCCGATGGCGCTGGAGAGCAAGCTCGACGGCATCCGCATCCAGGCGCACCTGGACCGGTCGGACGCGACGCAGCCGGTCCGGCTGTTCACCCGCACCCTGGAGGAGGTGACCGAGCGCCTCCCCGAGGTGGTCGAGGTGCTGCTGGAGCTACCGGCCGAGCGGGCCGTGCTCGACGGGGAGGTCATCGCGGTGCAGGACGACGGACGGCCCGCCCCGTTCCAGGTCACCGGTGCCCGCACTGCCAGCTCGGCGGACCCGGAGCGGCTCCGCCAGGACGTGCCGTTGACGACCTTCCTCTTCGACCTCTTGCACCGGGACGGACGCGACCTGGTCGACGCCCCGGCGCAGGAGCGTTGGGGCGAGCTCAGCGACCTCGCGCCCGCGCTCCTCGTGCCCAGGACGGTCACGGGCGACCCGGCGGTCGGCGAGGAGTTCTTCCGGGAGCGGGTCTCTGCCGGGCACGAGGGGGTGGTGGTGAAGGTCCTCGAGGCGCCCTACGGGGCAGGTCGGCGGGGCGCCGGCTGGGTGAAGGTGAAGCCGCGGCACACCCTGGACCTGGTGGTGCTCGGCGTCGAGTGGGGCAGCGGCCGACGCCGCGGGAAACTGTCCAACATCCACCTGGGGGCGCGTGACGAGGAGACCGGCGAGCTGGTGATGCTGGGCAAGACGTTCAAGGGGATGACCGACGCGATGCTGGAGTGGCAAACCGAGCGGTTCACGGCCCTCGAGACCTACCGGGAGGGACACGTCGTGTATGTCCGTCCCGAGCAGGTGGTCGAGATCGCCTTCGACGGGGTGCAGCGCTCGCGCAGGTATCCCGGCGGCGTGGCACTCCGGTTCGCGCGGGTGCTCCGCTATCGGGACGACAAGCCGGTGGGTGAGATCGACACGCTGCAGCGGGTCCGCGAGCTGGGCTAG
- a CDS encoding DUF7218 family protein produces the protein MTPENGTGREDPGPSVKDDELYERLREEGNSKEKSARIANAAANTSRSAVGQRGGEAEDYEDRTVEELRDRAAELDIEGRSDMTKDELIDALRNH, from the coding sequence ATGACACCCGAGAACGGCACTGGCCGGGAGGACCCCGGCCCCAGCGTGAAGGACGACGAGCTCTACGAGCGGCTGCGCGAGGAGGGGAACTCCAAGGAGAAGTCGGCGCGGATCGCCAACGCCGCGGCCAACACCTCCCGATCCGCGGTCGGGCAGCGAGGCGGCGAAGCCGAGGACTATGAGGACCGCACCGTCGAGGAGCTGCGGGACCGCGCGGCCGAACTCGACATCGAGGGTCGCTCGGACATGACCAAGGACGAACTGATCGACGCGCTGCGCAACCACTGA